ACTTTGTGGTCTTTAAAAGCAGGGTATTCTGATGTGATTACTGaaaaaagcaatgtaaaagatTTGAGTTTCATATTTCTTTGATTTCGTTTTTTCCATAATTGTAACGGCCCATTAAACCTTTTATTTTCCTCTATATGTCTGTGTCCTCCATATTGTCTACTCATGAAAGTCATTTGCAAAGgattatacagtacagtggtactTTCGTTTAGCATCTTTGGGAACGCATTAGAACTGTAATCTGTTCCCAGTACACCAAAAAATCCTTAACCAAAACAAATCTCCCCACAAAAAATAATGTAAACTGAATTAATCCGCTGCGCACACCCAAAAACATTAACTTAAAGAAGACAATGAGTATTATTCCATGTAACTTATTACTATACTTTACCTTTATTAAGgacttgttggtgtatggaagatgggggTGGGTAGCAGAAGTGGTGTTAGTGTTTTgaagggagtccccttccattataacatcaggcagtgatgacatttctggggtactattttgcctgcataccactaggacctggctgtggctcactgcttgcttgtcttaccaaGAATCTGAATACACTTGTTTTCCTTGTTTTAACACAGGGAAACTCAtagtttttaactgttttttccctatctctGTAACGAGACATCAGTCATTAAAATGGTTAATGCAACAGCCACCTACGGTTATATCTGGGTGACACTGTTCAACATTTTGCAGTTCCAATACTGCACATTTtttttaatgaggaagggacattctctactgcctcctcccctgaagaaatttcctcggTTCTCTCTTGTTGCTATTCCTTGTTAAGGGCTAAGAGTTCACTGGTCAGTTCTTCGCCATGTTCCTCCACATGAGCACCATCCAGCCTAGCTAGTTGAGCAACCCTCATACCATTTTAATGTTTACGAATGATTTCTTGGTTTTCCTTCGACattctcacaactattttcttaagttgaactttaccactgatttTCTTGAGACCCCATGATGTGATATATAATAACTCGTGTTCTGAAAGCAGGAAAAACAAcgaaattcttaaaaaaaaattaaagcgcAGTCTTCACTGTGGGATACACTGGTAAACAGTGTGCCTCGCCCCCCAGCACCACGTGCTCGTTCGACCCATACACTTATCGACAGCCGTCGTATTCCAAGGAAAATGTCGTACACCAATTCAAATTTTACGATGAATTTGATGTATACCCAAAAACAAATCATACTCTAGGGCAGTTGTAAACCAAAGTACCACGGTACTGTGTATTCTTGTCCATGtctgatatgaggacaaggaaaagTACCCTCGGGAACAACTTTTCACTAAATTTGGAAATTACTTTGTAGACTATTACTCTGGATTCTGTTCATTAAGAAGTTGATCCACCTCCCTCTTTTGGCCAGTAATTTCTTTTGCACACATTGTGTAAACTACTGCCATAGTTACATTAGTTGaaagcctttgcaaaatctgcgtATATTACGTTGTTTTCTTCCATGGCATACATATATTGAGAATTGTGGTTCTGTGGGTTAAGGCGTGTGGCTGGGTCTGACCTGGTCAGGTATCATACCAGCGTCATACCTGCATAACAAGGTCATACCAGGCGTGGTATGACCTGAGGCCCGGGTCATACATAAGTCCCCAGCAttgctccaattgattttcttCTTGATACTGTATATCATGCTAATGTGATTTTCTTGTCTATGAATACTCATGGGAAGGGAAGCCTTATATCTGGATTTTTTTGGTGCAAAAGTTTGCAAATTTGAGCATTAGTACTTTTATGTATCCTGTGGTACActattcctgcccccccccccttcctagtgTTAATGAGGTTCTACTACAGTACTAGCCTTTAGCACTGGTTATCTTCCTGAATTGGTTGACTGAGAGTATCTTGCAGGATGTGGCCCAATGAACATTACCACATTTCCAGAGTTTGTTTTTTCTGAACCATTATTTTTGTTCTCTCATTGCCCTTCCCATATGTGGCTCCACCATTGCCCTTCCCATACGTGGCTCCACCATTGCCCTTCCCATAAGTGGCTCCACCATTGCCCTTCCCATATGTGGCTCCACCATTGCCCTTCCCATATGTGGCTCCACCATTGCCCTTCCCATATGTGGCTCCACCATTGCCCTTCCCATATGTGGCTCCACCGTTGCCCTTCCCATATGTGGCTCCACCGTTGCCCTTCCCATATGTGGCTCCACCATTGCCCTTCCCATATGTGGCTCCACCATTGCCCTTCCCATATGTGGCTCCACCGTTGCCCTTCCCATATGTGGCTCCACCATTGCCCTTCCCATATGTGGCTCCACCATTGCCCTTCCCATATGTGGCTCCACCATTGCCCTTCCCATATGTGGCTCCACCATTGCCCTTCCCATATGTGGCTCCACCGTTGCCCTTCCCATATGTGGCTCCACCATTGCCCTTCCCATATGTGGCTCCACCATTGCCCTTCCCATATGTGGCTCCACCATTGCCCTTCCCATATGTGGCTCCACCGTTGCCCTTCCCATATGTGGCTCCACCATTGCCCTTCCCATATGTGGCTCCACCATTGCCCTTCCCATATGTGGCTCCACCATTGCCCTTCCCATATGTGGCTCCACCATGGTCCTCTTATATATAGCTCCAGTGCCCTTCCCATATGTGGCTCCACCATTGCCCTTCCCATATGTGGCTCCACCATTGCCCTTCCCATATGTGGCTCCACCGTTGCCCTTCCCATATGTGGCTCCACCGTTGCCCTTCCCATATGTGGCTCCACCATTGCCCTTCCCATATGTGGCTCCACCATTGCCCTTCCCATATGTGGCTCCACTGTTGCCCTTCCCATATGTGGCTCCACCGTTGCCCTTCCCATATGTGGCTCCACCGTTGCCCTTCCCATATGTGGCTCCACCATTGCCCTTCCCATATGTGGCTCCACCGTTGCCCTTCCCATATGTGGCTCCACCGTTGCCCTTCCCATATGTGGCTCCACCGTTGCCCTTCCCATATGTGGCTCCACCATTGCCCTTCCCATATGTGGCTCCACCGTTGCCCTTCCCATATGTGGCTCCACCGTTGCCCTTCCCATATGTGGCTCCACCATTGCCCTTCCCATATGTGGCTCCACCATTGCCCTTCCCATATGTGGCTCCACCGTTGCCCTTCCCATATGTGGCTCCACCGTTGCCCTTCCCATATGTGGCTCCACCGTTGCCCTTCCCATATGTGGCTCCACCGTTGCCCTTCCCATATGTGGCTCCACCGTTGCCCTTCCCATATGTGGCTCCACCGTTGCCCTTCCCATATGTGGCTCCACCGTTGCCCTTCCCATATGTGGCTCCACCATTGCCCTTCCCATATGTGGCTCCACCATGGTCCTCTTATATATAGCTCCAGTGCCCTTCCCATGTATAGAACATTTATTAAAATTTCTGTAATCTGATAAACTTGGAATGTAGAAACTTTGGTTTAGGAACAGACTATAAATAAGTACCGGTAATTTTTTGTTCTTTACATATTCCAAATTGGGATGGAGATAAACATGTGGCAATACAGTATTTAAATTTTGCAGGTCTGCAATTTTAACATTTTGTGTGTAAATTCAGTGGTCAATTCTTTGATGTTGCAAAAGGTAATGTGTTGTAATTcagccccagttgtagcttccaaTAATATGTCCTCCAGTAAGAAATGCTGTACAAATGTTTGTATAGGGTGTCGAGTCTTTTAGTAGAAAGCATATCATTCACCTTCAACTTTATATGTAAACAGTTTGTGCACCTTACACAGTCCTTATTAAAGCTTATACTGTATAATGACTGCTGCCTTTATTGAAAGTCCTGCTATCCTTGCAGTCATGTACACAGTTGCAAGTATTACTTGCTTGCACACTTTCTTATATGTTTATTGGCaatttatgcctacctttctcacAAGGATGGTGCCTCTTGTTAAATCATTTACAATCTTAACCACTACAGTAAAGGCTAATTCAACCCCCCCCCTACTAAAAACGTGCAATAATGTCCAAATGTTTCTGGTTACGGGTGGGATGACATCCACTGATGGTGATGGTTTGTCATTTTCCTGATCAAACATTGCTGCTTTATCTGACATTTTTGTACAGGCTAGCTTTATGCACTTTTACGTAAGTTACTTTACCACAATAACAAATATTGGTGTATGAAAACTTGAACAGTGCTTTCGTGAGCGTGGAGTCTTATTTAATGTTAGACATCCTGTAGTGATTCATAGTGTTGCCGCCACTTAATGATCTCACGGATACTGTTACAAAGAGGCGCCATTAGATGCCTGGCCCATCTCCCAAAAGTTAATTCCTTACTCAGATTTCTATCCTGTCAATCAGTGCAATCCACAGTATTGACTGCCGCCTCCTGCTACTGAAACAGGAAATTTGAAATTTATCTGTAGTGTTCAGTGCACTTTTAGGTTATCATAGCAAGTTATTATATACAGTAGATACATAATTAAGTCAGTAGTATTAACTTGTTCATTTAAACTATGAGAGGCAAAAGGAGTCTAGTATATTTTTTTAGCTTGACAAATACAGTTTGCCTCTAATAAGTCTTCAGTTATTTTAGAAATTATATAGGCCTACATTAAATAATTTGTGGCAAATTAAATATTGAAGATTAACCCAATGAATTCTAATTAGGAAAACCTAACCTAATGTGAGTATTTGCCACATTGAAATACCAGATATATTTTGAAATTGCTTACCtgtataatataaaaatataaaagccTTACGTAGCATCACTTGGGTAAAACTATTGGAGAACATTGCCGATTTTATTGTGCAATAATACTTAGTAATTTATTTAAAGTGCATTACTATTTGAAATGTCTTGTAGATCCTACATTTCCTAATAATATTTATACCTTGACAATATTATAAACATTGGGACCCCTCAATTGCTAATTAAATACTGGTAAGAataataacttaatttatatacagtactgtaatacaaTATGTAGGTACAGTCTCGGCCATCAATTCTTTTCTGTTTTGGATATATAAATGGATAAGTAACATTGCTGACTGGGTGTCCATGAAGCATGTTTAATTCCCTATTTATATTCCACGAAATATGCCGAGAATGTTATTGGATTATAAATAATTGTTTTGAATTATATTGATAACATTTCATGTACGTCATGTTTACTATATTCCATGGAATATGCCGAGGATATTGGATtataaatatttgaattatgttttTGTAGTAAACATTATGTTCCACAATACATCATGTTTACTAATATAAAACATTAGCTCTAGCTTACCAGGGTACGTATGGTAAGAAGCTGTTTCTTGTGTATAACAGTAAATGACGTCATCCTATGAATGAATGATAGTAAATATTGAAAACATTTTCATTGGTCAAAGCGTTGCCATGTTCTACTTTTATTTATGCTTTACTTGcctttatcatttatttgtgtttcattataaatttatatagatgtttatacacacaaatacacaatttaATTCTCAAGAGTTCCAGTGTCTTCCACTGAATCCAAACTAGGGTTCCACACAATTGGGCTGtggggttttctattttgctttcccgactgcaatgagtacgtcaccaatgtacatgtggcagatgcTTCAC
This genomic window from Procambarus clarkii isolate CNS0578487 chromosome 1, FALCON_Pclarkii_2.0, whole genome shotgun sequence contains:
- the LOC123758425 gene encoding uncharacterized transmembrane protein DDB_G0289901-like codes for the protein MSDKAAMFDQENDKPSPSVDVIPPGNGGATYGKGNGGATYGKGNGGATYGKGNGGATYGKGNGGATYGKGNGGATYGKGNGGATYGKGNGGATYGKGNGGATYGKGNGGATYGKGNGGATYGKGNGGATYGKGNGGATYGKGNGGATYGKGNGGATYGKGNGGATYGKGNGGATYGKGNGGATYGKGNGGATYGKGNSGATYGKGNGGATYGKGNGGATYGKGNGGATYGKGNGGATYGKGNGGATYGKGNGGATYGKGTGAIYKRTMVEPHMGRGNGGATYGKGNGGATYGKGNGGATYGKGNGGATYGKGNGGATYGKGNGGATYGKGNGGATYGKGNGGATYGKGNGGATYGKGNGGATYGKGNGGATYGKGNGGATYGKGNGGATYGKGNGGATYGKGNGGATYGKGNGGATYGKGNGGATYGKGNGGATYGKGNGGATYGKGNGGATYGKGNGGATYGKGNERTKIMVQKKQTLEMW